A genomic region of Noviherbaspirillum sp. L7-7A contains the following coding sequences:
- a CDS encoding LysR family transcriptional regulator translates to MNLTLESLRILDEIDRRGSFAAAAAALDRVPSALTYTVRKLEDDLDVLLFDRRGHRAQLTSAGEELLAQGRHLLQAAEALEQRVKRTAAGWEAELRIVVDSVIPFQRLLPLLDDFGREQPGTRLRLTSEVLSGVWEALLTDRADLAIGAAYDGPETMRMSSDFRTRLLGGIDWVFAVAPAHPLAGEPDPLPAELIRRHRAVAAGDTGRMLPGITAGLLTGQDTLTVPSLEAKLAAQLAGLGCGHLPRMLAAPYLASGALVEKQTVESKPAGAAHLAWRSGARGKALKWFLARLSEPEVRHRLLENAS, encoded by the coding sequence ATGAACCTGACCCTGGAATCGTTGCGCATCCTGGACGAGATCGACCGCCGCGGCAGCTTTGCCGCCGCCGCCGCCGCGCTCGACCGGGTGCCGTCGGCACTGACCTATACGGTGCGCAAGCTGGAGGACGACCTCGACGTGCTGCTGTTCGACCGGCGCGGCCACCGCGCCCAGCTGACCTCGGCCGGCGAGGAACTGCTGGCGCAGGGCCGGCATCTGCTGCAGGCTGCCGAGGCGCTGGAACAGCGGGTCAAGCGCACCGCGGCCGGCTGGGAAGCGGAATTGCGCATCGTGGTCGACAGCGTGATCCCGTTCCAGCGCCTGCTGCCGCTGCTGGACGATTTCGGCCGGGAGCAGCCGGGCACCCGGCTGCGGCTGACGTCGGAAGTGCTGTCGGGCGTCTGGGAAGCGCTGCTGACCGACCGCGCCGATCTCGCCATCGGCGCCGCCTACGACGGTCCGGAAACCATGCGCATGAGCAGCGACTTCCGCACCCGCCTCCTGGGCGGCATCGACTGGGTGTTCGCGGTGGCGCCGGCCCATCCGCTGGCCGGCGAACCCGACCCGCTGCCGGCCGAGCTGATCCGGCGGCACCGCGCAGTCGCCGCCGGCGACACCGGACGCATGCTGCCCGGCATCACCGCCGGCCTGCTGACCGGACAGGACACCCTGACCGTGCCGTCGCTGGAAGCCAAGCTGGCCGCGCAACTGGCCGGCCTGGGCTGCGGCCACCTGCCGCGCATGCTGGCCGCGCCCTACCTTGCCAGCGGCGCGCTGGTGGAAAAGCAGACGGTCGAGTCCAAGCCGGCCGGCGCCGCCCATCTGGCCTGGCGCAGCGGCGCGCGCGGCAAGGCCCTGAAATGGTTCCTGGCCCGGTTGTCCGAGCCCGAGGTCAGACATCGCCTGCTGGAAAACGCATCATGA
- a CDS encoding pirin family protein, whose translation MNQVRKANERGHANHGWLDSWHSFSFADYYDPQHMGFGALRVINEDRVAPGSGFGTHGHRDMEIITYVLEGELGHKDSIGNGSVIRPGDVQRMSAGSGIRHSEFNHASQAQTHFLQIWIEPNVRGIAPGYEEKRFDAADKRGRLRLVASPDGADGSVTIHQDARLLVGLFSGDESAELPLAAGRRAYVHVARGSITANGVALQTGDALKVSDEALLTLADGANAEVLVFDLA comes from the coding sequence ATGAACCAAGTACGCAAAGCCAATGAACGCGGTCATGCCAACCATGGATGGCTGGACTCCTGGCACAGCTTTTCGTTCGCCGACTACTACGATCCGCAGCACATGGGTTTTGGCGCGCTGCGCGTGATCAATGAAGACCGCGTCGCGCCCGGCAGCGGCTTTGGCACCCATGGCCATCGCGACATGGAAATCATCACCTACGTGCTGGAAGGCGAACTGGGCCACAAGGACAGCATCGGCAATGGCAGCGTGATCCGGCCCGGCGATGTGCAGCGCATGAGCGCCGGCAGCGGCATCCGCCACTCCGAGTTCAACCACGCCAGCCAGGCGCAGACCCATTTCCTGCAGATCTGGATCGAGCCCAACGTGCGTGGCATCGCGCCCGGCTACGAGGAAAAGCGCTTCGACGCCGCCGACAAGCGCGGCCGCCTGCGCCTGGTGGCCAGCCCGGACGGCGCCGACGGCTCGGTGACGATCCACCAGGATGCGCGGCTGCTGGTCGGCCTGTTCAGCGGCGACGAATCGGCCGAACTGCCGCTGGCGGCGGGGCGGCGCGCCTATGTGCATGTGGCGCGCGGCAGCATCACGGCCAATGGCGTGGCCCTGCAAACGGGCGATGCGCTGAAGGTGTCGGATGAAGCGCTGCTGACGCTGGCCGATGGCGCCAATGCCGAGGTGCTGGTGTTCGACCTGGCCTGA
- the nudB gene encoding dihydroneopterin triphosphate diphosphatase: MQHKPYKIPESVLVVIHTADLDVLLIERTPNPGFWQSVTGSKDTVDEPLTLTAAREVMEETGIVVAQNHLQDWQLSNVYDIYPVWQHRYAPGVTRNTEHVFSLQVPRDIPVTLAPREHRDYLWLPYREAADKCFSPSNAEAILQLPQRTAMSRMENTPH, from the coding sequence ATGCAACACAAGCCTTACAAGATCCCCGAATCGGTCCTGGTCGTGATCCACACCGCCGACCTCGACGTGCTCCTGATCGAGCGCACGCCCAATCCCGGCTTCTGGCAGTCGGTGACGGGCAGCAAGGATACGGTCGACGAGCCGCTGACGCTCACCGCCGCGCGCGAGGTGATGGAGGAAACAGGCATCGTCGTTGCGCAGAATCATCTGCAGGATTGGCAACTTTCGAATGTCTACGACATCTACCCCGTATGGCAGCACCGCTATGCGCCGGGCGTGACGCGCAACACCGAGCATGTCTTCAGCCTGCAGGTGCCGCGCGACATCCCGGTGACGCTGGCGCCGCGCGAACACCGCGACTATCTGTGGCTGCCCTATCGGGAGGCGGCGGACAAGTGCTTTTCGCCGTCCAACGCGGAAGCGATATTGCAACTGCCGCAACGCACCGCCATGTCCAGGATGGAGAACACACCGCATTAA
- a CDS encoding endonuclease/exonuclease/phosphatase family protein: MKLRIATYNIHKGVSTIGSRPRVHALKQALSALGADVIFLQEVQGRHDLLALKHSANWPSQSQHEFFAGEDKHCAYGVNAVYDHGHHGNALVSSFPIASSRNQDVSDHAYESRGILHCVVQCNDVDVHCYVVHLGLFAGSRKRQTDALIDAVSSSAPPGAPVIIAGDFNDWNNKLSDTLRAGLGVTEVFDENLSRRGFGTYLRLLSGRGPKIQPARTFPAAMPLLQLDRIYVRGFRVASAKVMHGILWSRLSDHAPIVAELELA, encoded by the coding sequence ATGAAGCTGCGCATAGCCACTTACAACATCCACAAGGGCGTGTCGACGATAGGAAGCCGGCCCCGTGTCCATGCGCTCAAGCAAGCCCTGTCGGCCCTGGGAGCCGACGTGATTTTCCTGCAGGAAGTGCAGGGCAGGCATGACCTCCTGGCCCTGAAGCACTCCGCCAACTGGCCAAGCCAGAGCCAGCACGAATTCTTCGCCGGCGAGGACAAGCACTGCGCCTACGGCGTCAATGCGGTCTATGACCACGGCCATCACGGCAATGCGCTGGTCAGCAGCTTTCCTATCGCATCCTCGCGCAACCAGGATGTGTCGGACCATGCCTATGAATCGCGCGGCATCCTGCATTGCGTGGTCCAGTGCAACGATGTCGATGTGCATTGCTACGTGGTGCATCTTGGCCTGTTCGCAGGCAGCCGCAAGCGCCAGACCGATGCGCTGATCGATGCCGTGTCGTCATCGGCCCCGCCGGGCGCGCCGGTGATCATCGCCGGCGACTTCAACGACTGGAACAACAAGCTGAGCGACACCCTGCGCGCCGGCCTCGGCGTGACCGAAGTGTTCGACGAGAACCTGTCGCGGCGCGGCTTCGGCACCTACCTGCGGCTTCTGTCCGGCCGCGGCCCCAAGATCCAGCCGGCCCGCACTTTCCCGGCGGCGATGCCGCTGCTGCAGCTCGACCGCATCTACGTGCGCGGCTTCAGGGTGGCGTCGGCCAAGGTGATGCATGGCATCCTGTGGAGCCGCTTGTCCGACCATGCGCCGATCGTGGCGGAGCTTGAGCTGGCATAA
- a CDS encoding phospholipase D-like domain-containing protein, whose amino-acid sequence MRPVSYTANNKLTLLHCGAEFFPELEAACDGAVSEIYLETYIFADDPTARRVEEALIRAAKRHVRVHVITDWTGTGNSHTRKLRERLLAGGVQHRSFNPFFRRGVARTHRKICVVDRKVAFLGGLNINDDLISDDDSAMPLPAPRWDFGVRITGPLVAAIHEEVTTQWARLGKLDLKQRIERIRKLRTTHVENVNAPAFAALVVRDNLRNRRTIQRAYMHALGHARESAWLANPYFAPGRKMRDALCRAAERGVDVTLLLGVGQFRMQDAVARSYYPKLLEHGVKIFEYQKTQLHGKVAVVDDEWATVGSSNYDGFSLFVNQEANIVVKDAEFAHALRDHIRHGVRDAVPIHAEEFRNTPWHRRAWYGTAFLIYRGLMRLITMGRYT is encoded by the coding sequence ATGCGTCCGGTCTCCTACACCGCCAACAACAAGCTGACCCTGCTGCATTGCGGCGCCGAGTTCTTTCCCGAACTTGAAGCGGCATGCGACGGCGCGGTTTCCGAGATCTATCTGGAAACCTACATCTTCGCGGATGACCCTACTGCGCGCCGCGTCGAGGAAGCGCTGATCCGGGCCGCGAAGCGCCATGTGCGGGTGCATGTCATCACCGACTGGACCGGAACCGGCAACAGCCATACCAGGAAACTCAGGGAACGGCTGCTGGCAGGCGGCGTGCAGCATCGCAGCTTCAATCCCTTCTTCCGGCGCGGCGTGGCCCGCACCCACCGCAAGATCTGCGTGGTCGACCGCAAGGTCGCCTTTCTTGGCGGCCTCAACATCAATGACGACCTGATCTCGGACGACGATTCAGCCATGCCGCTGCCGGCGCCGCGCTGGGATTTCGGCGTGCGCATCACCGGACCGCTGGTGGCCGCCATCCACGAGGAAGTCACCACCCAGTGGGCCAGGCTGGGCAAGCTGGACCTGAAGCAGCGCATCGAACGCATCCGCAAGCTGCGCACCACCCATGTGGAGAACGTCAATGCGCCGGCCTTCGCGGCGCTGGTGGTGCGCGACAACCTGCGCAACCGCCGCACCATCCAGCGCGCCTACATGCATGCGCTCGGCCATGCGCGGGAAAGCGCCTGGCTGGCCAATCCGTATTTCGCGCCGGGCCGCAAGATGCGCGACGCGCTGTGCCGCGCCGCCGAGCGCGGCGTGGATGTGACGCTGCTGCTGGGCGTGGGCCAGTTCAGGATGCAGGACGCGGTGGCGCGCTCCTACTATCCCAAGCTGCTGGAGCATGGTGTGAAGATCTTCGAGTACCAGAAGACCCAGCTGCACGGCAAGGTGGCGGTGGTCGACGATGAATGGGCCACCGTGGGCTCCAGCAACTACGACGGCTTTTCGCTGTTCGTGAACCAGGAAGCCAACATCGTGGTCAAGGATGCGGAATTCGCGCACGCGCTGCGCGACCATATCCGCCACGGCGTCAGGGACGCAGTGCCTATCCATGCCGAGGAATTCCGCAACACGCCATGGCACCGGCGGGCCTGGTATGGCACCGCCTTCCTGATTTACCGCGGCCTGATGCGGCTCATCACCATGGGGCGCTATACCTGA
- a CDS encoding anti-sigma factor, translating to MNIERNPELVDRLAAEYVLGTLRNGARRRFDTLLARNAAMRRVVEQWQDRLCPLAQFAPSEAPRLQVWDNIARATGIAPQPSSWMSRLRESLSFWRGLGLTSSALAMVLAAVLLTQQVGVQAPPSFVAMLADDKSQPVAVVTGDARRHQLTVKLVTPQAVAADRSLELWAVPKQGNPRSLGLLAADGSITLPLPENATPDTVALLAVTVEPKGGSPKADGPTGPIVFKGAWLRI from the coding sequence ATGAACATCGAACGCAATCCCGAGCTGGTAGACCGGCTGGCCGCCGAGTATGTGCTGGGCACGCTGCGCAACGGCGCCCGCCGCCGCTTCGACACCCTGCTGGCGCGCAATGCGGCCATGCGGCGCGTGGTGGAGCAATGGCAGGACAGGCTGTGCCCGCTGGCGCAGTTCGCGCCGTCAGAGGCGCCGCGTCTGCAGGTGTGGGACAACATCGCGCGCGCCACCGGCATCGCGCCGCAGCCTTCCAGCTGGATGTCGCGGCTGCGCGAGAGCCTCTCTTTCTGGCGCGGCCTTGGCCTGACGTCCAGCGCGCTGGCCATGGTGCTGGCGGCCGTGCTGCTGACGCAGCAGGTCGGCGTTCAGGCGCCGCCGTCCTTCGTTGCCATGCTGGCCGACGACAAGTCGCAACCGGTGGCGGTGGTCACCGGCGACGCCCGCCGGCATCAACTGACGGTGAAGCTGGTGACACCGCAGGCGGTGGCGGCCGACCGCAGCCTGGAGCTGTGGGCCGTGCCGAAGCAGGGCAATCCGCGCTCGCTGGGCCTGCTGGCCGCCGATGGCAGCATTACCCTGCCCTTGCCGGAGAACGCAACGCCCGACACGGTGGCGCTGCTGGCGGTCACGGTCGAACCAAAGGGCGGCTCGCCCAAGGCCGACGGACCGACCGGGCCCATCGTTTTCAAGGGCGCCTGGCTGCGCATCTGA
- a CDS encoding sigma-70 family RNA polymerase sigma factor yields MSDTDPQQLRSLLAAVARRDAAAFRALYDATSPKLFGFALRILNRKELAEEVLQESFVSVWNNAGSYQAGLAAPMTWMTTIVRNRAYDLLRRVDATVEIDANTFDKDVMEALESSDPSPFDALRMDGEAKALAQCFSRLEGLHRQAIALAFYHDLSHSEVAQQMKLPLGTVKTWVRRGLERLRTCLTRLEGA; encoded by the coding sequence TTGTCCGATACCGATCCGCAACAGCTTCGAAGCCTGCTGGCCGCCGTGGCCCGCAGGGACGCGGCCGCCTTCCGCGCGCTGTATGACGCCACATCGCCGAAACTGTTTGGCTTTGCGCTGCGTATATTGAACAGGAAGGAACTGGCGGAAGAAGTCTTGCAGGAGAGCTTCGTCAGCGTTTGGAACAATGCCGGCAGCTACCAGGCCGGATTAGCCGCACCAATGACCTGGATGACGACCATCGTGCGCAACCGGGCCTATGACCTCCTGCGCCGCGTGGATGCCACGGTGGAAATCGATGCCAATACTTTTGACAAGGATGTGATGGAAGCCCTTGAAAGCAGCGACCCCAGCCCCTTCGACGCCCTTCGCATGGATGGCGAGGCCAAGGCGCTGGCGCAATGCTTTTCCCGCCTGGAAGGCCTGCACCGGCAGGCCATTGCGCTGGCCTTCTACCATGACCTGTCGCACAGCGAGGTGGCTCAACAGATGAAGCTGCCGCTGGGCACGGTCAAGACCTGGGTGCGGCGCGGGCTGGAACGGCTGCGCACTTGCCTCACCCGGCTGGAGGGCGCATGA
- a CDS encoding RNA-binding S4 domain-containing protein, giving the protein MTNESVRIDKWLWAARFFKTRSMATDAVDNGKVRLNGDRVKPARGVKPGDRVEVDNGSTEWEVVVKELSDVRRAANFAQALYEETEGSVERRAKAAEDRRYFREPGADMKGRPTKRDRRLISRF; this is encoded by the coding sequence ATGACGAATGAAAGTGTACGAATAGACAAGTGGCTGTGGGCCGCCCGTTTCTTCAAGACCCGCAGCATGGCAACCGACGCCGTCGACAACGGCAAGGTCAGGCTCAACGGCGACCGGGTCAAGCCGGCGCGCGGCGTCAAGCCCGGCGACCGGGTGGAAGTCGATAACGGTTCGACCGAATGGGAAGTGGTAGTGAAGGAACTGTCGGACGTGCGGCGTGCCGCCAACTTCGCCCAGGCGCTGTACGAGGAAACCGAAGGCAGCGTCGAACGGCGCGCCAAGGCTGCCGAAGACCGCCGCTATTTCCGCGAGCCGGGCGCCGATATGAAGGGCCGCCCAACCAAGCGCGACCGCCGCCTGATCAGCCGTTTCTGA